A section of the Parasteatoda tepidariorum isolate YZ-2023 chromosome 6, CAS_Ptep_4.0, whole genome shotgun sequence genome encodes:
- the LOC107455197 gene encoding large ribosomal subunit protein uL10: MGREDRATWKSNYFLKLVQLLDEYPKCFIVGVDNVGSKQMQQIRLSLRKHAILLMGKNTMIRKAIRGHMENNPALEKIIPHIRGNVGFVFTKEDLVEVRDKIMDNKVKAPARAGALAPCDVILQPQNTGLGPEKTSFFQALQIPTKISKGTIEILNEIHLIKKDDKVGASEATLLNMLNVSPFTYGLKIRQVYDSGTVFSPEILDITSEDLRAKFMEGVMNVASVSLEIGYPTLASAPHSIVNGLKNLIAIAVETDITFEAAEMSKEFLKDPSKFASAVAATSAAAPAGGDSKPKEEAKKEESESEDDDMGFGLFD, translated from the exons ATGGGCAGGGAGGACAGAGCAACCTGGAAAAGCAACTACTTTCTTAAGTTAGTT caaCTTTTGGATGAGTACCCCAAGTGCTTCATTGTTGGAGTGGACAATGTCGGTTCTAAACAAATGCAACAGATCCGTTTGTCTTTGCGAAAGCATGCCATCTTGCTTATGGGGAAGAACACCATGATAAGAAAGGCCATAAGAGGTCACATGGAAAATAATCCAGCATTGGAAAA gATCATTCCTCACATCCGTGGAAATGTTGGTTTTGTTTTTACCAAAGAAGACTTGGTTGAAGTTAGAGATAAGATCATGGATAATAAAGTGAAAGCTCCTGCCAGAGCTGGAGCTCTTGCTCCTTGTGATGTAATCTTACAACCACAGAATACTGGTTTGGGTCCCGAGAAGACTTCTTTCTTCCAAGCTTTGCAAATTCCAACTAAAATTTCAAAGGGAACAATTGAAATCTTG aatgaaattcatttaattaagaaagatGATAAAGTCGGAGCTTCTGAAGCAACTTTGCTTAACATGTTAAACGTTTCTCCCTTCACTTATGGATTAAAAATACGTCAAGTATATGATTCCGGCACTGTATTTTCTCCAGAAATTTTGGACATAACCAGTGAAGATCTTAGAGCTAAATTCATGGAG ggtGTTATGAATGTTGCTTCAGTGTCATTGGAGATAGGATATCCAACATTAGCATCTGCTCCTCATTCTATTGTGAATGGCTTGAAGAATCTTATTGCAATTGCTGTTGAAACTGATATTACATTTGAAGCTGCAGAAATG tctaaagaatttttgaaagacCCATCTAAGTTTGCATCTGCTGTGGCTGCCACATCTGCAGCTGCTCCAGCAGGTGGTGATTCTAAACCTAAAGAGGAGGCTAAGAAAGAAGAATCAGAGTCAGAAGATGACGACATGGGATTTGGACTctttgactaa